One segment of Corynebacterium atrinae DNA contains the following:
- a CDS encoding serine/threonine-protein kinase, with protein MANIDGRERLQNLIGEDYQLQWIIGHGGMSTVWLADDIRNDREVAIKVLRPEFSDNREFLDRFRNEAATAELIDSDNVVHTYDYREIPDPSGHTFCFIAMEYVRGESLADLLAREKQLDESLALDVLEQAAHGLSIIHRMDLVHRDIKPGNLLITQNGQVKITDFGIAKAAAAVPLTRTGMVVGTAQYVSPEQAQGKEVTAASDIYSLGVVGYEMLAGQRPFTGDSSVSVALAHISQAPPALSTAVSAEARELIGIALRKDPTQRFANGNEMALAVSAVRLGNRPPQPKSAAMAQVAPEPSPTESTRMLGAATNPTTIHPATSVTGAVPAAAPTGQGRRRAESSGGGFGTGVLIAIIIAALLGGGTFLAAQTGLFSGISGGTSSTQPVTSEPEVVTEWVTPTEESSPVPTTITQWVTPTTEEPTPTAEPTPTPTPTQPVTPTAPALPTLPSLPGLDTLTGGNG; from the coding sequence ATGGCTAATATCGACGGCCGCGAACGGTTGCAAAACCTCATCGGTGAGGACTACCAGCTGCAATGGATCATCGGCCACGGTGGCATGTCCACCGTCTGGCTCGCCGATGACATCCGCAACGATCGCGAAGTTGCCATCAAGGTCTTGCGCCCCGAGTTCTCGGACAACCGCGAGTTCCTCGACCGCTTCCGCAACGAAGCGGCCACGGCGGAACTCATCGACTCCGACAACGTCGTTCACACCTACGACTACCGCGAGATCCCTGACCCCTCCGGGCACACCTTCTGCTTCATCGCCATGGAATACGTCCGCGGCGAGTCCCTCGCTGACCTGCTCGCCCGGGAAAAGCAACTCGATGAATCCTTGGCGTTGGACGTCCTCGAGCAGGCCGCCCACGGGCTGTCCATCATCCATCGCATGGACTTGGTCCACCGCGATATCAAGCCCGGCAACCTGCTGATTACGCAGAATGGCCAGGTCAAGATCACGGACTTCGGCATCGCGAAGGCGGCCGCTGCGGTCCCGCTGACCCGCACGGGCATGGTCGTCGGCACGGCGCAGTACGTCTCGCCGGAGCAGGCGCAGGGTAAGGAAGTCACCGCGGCGTCAGACATCTACTCGCTGGGCGTCGTCGGCTACGAGATGCTCGCCGGGCAGCGCCCCTTCACCGGCGACTCCTCAGTCTCCGTCGCGCTCGCCCACATCAGCCAGGCACCGCCGGCGTTGTCCACCGCGGTCAGCGCCGAGGCCCGCGAACTCATCGGCATCGCCCTGCGCAAGGACCCGACCCAACGCTTCGCCAACGGCAACGAGATGGCGCTGGCGGTCTCCGCCGTGCGCCTGGGCAACCGCCCCCCGCAGCCCAAGTCCGCCGCGATGGCCCAGGTCGCCCCCGAGCCCTCCCCGACCGAATCGACCCGGATGCTCGGCGCGGCCACGAATCCGACGACGATTCACCCGGCCACCTCGGTCACCGGAGCCGTGCCCGCTGCTGCCCCCACGGGCCAGGGTCGTCGCCGGGCGGAATCCTCCGGCGGTGGCTTCGGCACCGGAGTCCTCATCGCGATCATCATCGCCGCCCTCCTCGGCGGCGGCACCTTCCTCGCCGCTCAGACGGGACTATTCAGCGGCATCTCCGGGGGCACGTCCTCGACGCAGCCGGTCACCAGCGAACCTGAGGTGGTCACCGAGTGGGTCACCCCGACGGAGGAATCCTCCCCGGTCCCCACCACCATCACGCAGTGGGTCACGCCGACCACCGAGGAGCCAACGCCCACGGCGGAGCCCACGCCCACTCCGACGCCAACCCAGCCGGTCACGCCGACGGCCCCCGCCTTGCCCACCCTTCCCTCGCTCCCCGGCCTGGATACCCTCACGGGAGGTAACGGATGA